ACTCAGCCAGCATTATTAACAGCCTCAGTAGCCGTATGGCGTTTATGGCAACAACAGGGTGGTCAACAACCTGCTTATTTTGCCGGTCACTCATTAGGTGAGTACTCTGCTTTAGTCTGTGCTGGGGTATTAACGTTAGCTCAAGCGGTGACCTTAGTTGAAAACCGTGGCAATTATATGCAACAAGCTGTACCCGCAGGTACCGGTGCTATGTCAGCTATTATTGGGCTAGATGATGCCGCTATTACTAAAGCTTGTGCTGAAGCAGCACAAGGTGAAGTGGTTTCTGCGGTTAATTATAATTCACCAGGCCAAGTCGTTATTGCCGGCCATAAAGCCGCTGTTGAGCGCGCTGGTGAGTTATGTAAAGCTGCCGGTGCTAAACGCGCGTTACCGTTACCGGTAAGTGTGCCATCGCATTGTGCATTAATGCGCCCAGCTGCTGAAAAATTATTAATAGATTTAAATCAGCTTACTTTTAATGCTCCGGCAATACCGGTTGTGAATAACGTAGATGTTATAGCCGCTACTGATAGCGCAGATATAAAAGATGCCCTGGTGCGTCAATTATATAGTCCAGTACGTTGGACCGAAACAATTGAATTTTTAGCTAGCCAAGGTGTCAATCAGGTTCTAGAGTTGGGTGCAGGTAAAGTATTAACAGGTTTAATTAAACGTATAGATAAAACCATCAGTACAGCAGCTGTTGGCGATCAAGCCACGCTTGAGGCTGCACTTACATTGGAATAGGCACCTAAATAGGTACCGAATTAAGTACGAAAATAGGAATAAAATGACTAACTTTATCTCATTAGAAGGCAAAGTCGCATTAGTAACAGGTGCAAGCCGTGGTATTGGTCGTGCTGTTGCTGAACAATTAGCGGCTTTAGGCGCAAAAGTAGTAGGGACGGCAACGACTGAAAAAGGCGCTGCCGCAATTAGTAGTTATTTAGGTGACAAAGGCTTTGGTCTAGTGTTAAATGTTGCTGATAACGATTCAATTGAGCAATGTTTGGCCGAAATAAAACAACAGCTTGGCGATATCGAAATTTTAGTGAATAATGCCGGTATCACTCGCGATAATTTATTAATGCGGATGAAAGATGATGAATGGCTTGATATTATTCAAACTAATTTGACATCAGTTTTTCGTTTAAGCAAAGCGGTTATGCGTCCAATGATGAAACAACGTTTTGGTCGTATAATCAATATTGGTTCTGTTGTTGGCTCTATGGGCAATGCAGGCCAAACAAATTATTCAGCAGCGAAAGCGGGTGTGCTAGGTTTTACCAAGTCACTTGCCAAAGAAGTTGCGTCGCGTGGTATTACGGTTAATGCTGTGGCACCAGGCTTTATTGATACTGATATGACAAAAGACTTATCAGAAGAGCAAAAAGAAGCTATTTTTAGCCAAGTACCGGCAAATCGTTTAGGGCAACCTAAAGAAATTGCCGCAACTGTAGCATTTTTAGCTTCAAATCAAGCTGCATATATTACCGGTGAGACTATTCACGTAAACGGCGGCATGTATATGGTGTAACAAGTGTATTGTTAGCAGGTTTGACCAGCAAAAAATGCTGTTTCTCACGCTTGCATCGCACTTAGCTTACGCATAAACTAGCGCCACACAAAATTGCACGAATTGTTGCGATTTATATGAGTAAAAGGAAAGAAAGATGAGCAACATCGAAGAACGCGTTAAAAAAATTATCATTGAACAACTAGGTGTTAAAGAAGAAGAAGTTAAGAACGAAGCTTCTTTTGTTGAAGACTTAGGTGCTGACTCGCTAGATACAGTTGAATTAGTAATGGCGTTAGAAGAAGAATTCGATACTGAAATTCCTGACGAAGAAGCTGAAAAGATTACTACTGTTCAGTTTGCTATTGACTACGTTAAAGCACACGCTGAATAAGCGAGATGCTTACAGAACGGGTAGCTAAGCTACCCGTTTTCGTTTTACGACTTCAA
The sequence above is drawn from the Rheinheimera salexigens genome and encodes:
- the fabD gene encoding ACP S-malonyltransferase encodes the protein MTTKLAIVFPGQGSQSVGMLADLYQQHDIVKQTFTEASAALGYDLWALVANGPEADLNQTHRTQPALLTASVAVWRLWQQQGGQQPAYFAGHSLGEYSALVCAGVLTLAQAVTLVENRGNYMQQAVPAGTGAMSAIIGLDDAAITKACAEAAQGEVVSAVNYNSPGQVVIAGHKAAVERAGELCKAAGAKRALPLPVSVPSHCALMRPAAEKLLIDLNQLTFNAPAIPVVNNVDVIAATDSADIKDALVRQLYSPVRWTETIEFLASQGVNQVLELGAGKVLTGLIKRIDKTISTAAVGDQATLEAALTLE
- the acpP gene encoding acyl carrier protein, coding for MSNIEERVKKIIIEQLGVKEEEVKNEASFVEDLGADSLDTVELVMALEEEFDTEIPDEEAEKITTVQFAIDYVKAHAE
- the fabG gene encoding 3-oxoacyl-ACP reductase FabG — encoded protein: MTNFISLEGKVALVTGASRGIGRAVAEQLAALGAKVVGTATTEKGAAAISSYLGDKGFGLVLNVADNDSIEQCLAEIKQQLGDIEILVNNAGITRDNLLMRMKDDEWLDIIQTNLTSVFRLSKAVMRPMMKQRFGRIINIGSVVGSMGNAGQTNYSAAKAGVLGFTKSLAKEVASRGITVNAVAPGFIDTDMTKDLSEEQKEAIFSQVPANRLGQPKEIAATVAFLASNQAAYITGETIHVNGGMYMV